Within the Pengzhenrongella sicca genome, the region CGCTCGGCGATCGCGAGCAGCCGCCGGTCGACGTCGTCGTCGATCGAGGACCGCGCGACGCCGACGGCGACGAGCTGCACGCGCCGGCCGGGCAGCGAGTCGACGACGCCGAGCCCGCACCGGGTCAGGCCGGGATCAACTCCAAGGACGCGCACCGCGCCATCGTCGCAGGCCCGCGGGCCCGCGCCCCGCAGCGCGCGCCGGACCAGGTCCGGCAACCCGGCGCCCGACCGGGCGCCGGGGTGCGGCTACTCGTCCTCGGCCTCGAGCTCCGCCATGACCTCGTCGGACGCGTGGAAGTTCGCGTAGACGTTCTGCACGTCGTCGCTGTCCTCGAGCATGTCCATGAGCCGCAGGATGCGCCGCGCGCCGAACGCGTCGACCTCGACCTCCATCGCGGGCACGAACTGGCTGTCGGCCGAGTCGTAGTCGATGTGCGCGGCCTGGAGCGCGGTGCGCACGGGCACGAGGTCGGTCGGCGCCGACACGACCTCGAACTGGTCACCGAGGTCGTTGACCTCCTCGGCGCCCGCGTCGAGCACGGCGTCGAGCACCGAGTCCTCGGTGACGTTCGCCTCCTTCGGCACCAGGACGATGCCCTTGCGGGCGAACAGGTACGCGACCGAGCCCGGGTCGGCAAGCGAGCCGCCGTTGCGGGAGAACGCGACCCGAACGTCCGACGCCGCCCGGTTGCGGTTGTCCGTCAGGCACTCGACCAGCACCGCGATCCCGCCGGGGCCGTAGCCCTCGTACAGGATCGGCTGGTAGTCCGCGCCGGTCTCGGCGCCCGAGCCGCGCTTGAGGGCGCGGTCGATGTTCTCGTTCGGGACCGACTGCTTCTTGGCCTTCTGCACCGCGTCGACCAGGGTCGGATTGCCGGCCAGATCGGGGCCGCCCGAACGCACGGCGACCTCGATGTTCTTGACCAGCTTCGCAAAGAGCTTGCTCCGCTTGCCGTCGACGACGGCCTTCTGGTGCTTGGTGGTGGCCCACTTGGAGTGACCCGACATCGCTTCGCTACCCTTCGTCGCCGCCCGGACCCGCTCTGGTCCGCCCGACCCTCACAGGCTGGGCGCGTGCTCCGAGAGCGCGTCGCGGACGATGTCTACAAACAATCGGTGCACGCGGGTGTCGCCGGTGACCTCCGGGTGGAAGGAGGTCGCGAGCAGACTGCCTTGCCGCACCGCGACGATCCTACCGGCGGCGGGACCGCCCGAGACCGCGGAGAGCACCTCGGCGCGCGGGCCGACCTCCTCGACCCACGGCGCGCGGATGAACACGGCGTGCACGGGCGCGCCCAGCACGCCCTCGATCGTGAGGTCGGTCTCGAACGAGTCCACCTGCCGGCCGAACGCGTTGCGCCGCACGGTGATGTCCATGCCGCCGAGGGTCCGCTGCCCGTCGATGCCGCCCAGCACGCGGTCGGCGAGCAGGATCATCCCGGCGCACGAGCCGTACACCGGCAGCCCCGCGCGGATCTTCGCCCGCAGCGGCTCGAACAGGTCGAAGGCCCGCAGCAGCTTGTCGATCGTGGTGGACTCCCCGCCGGGGATCACCAGGCCGTCGATCGAGTCGAGCTCGCGCTCGCGCCGGACCGGGACGGCGAACGCGCCGGACGCCTCGAGCGCGAGCGCGTGCTCACGCACGTCGCCCTGCAGGGCGAGGATGCCGATCGTGGGGTTCACGAGCCTGGATCCTACGGCGCCGGGCCCCGAAGCGACGGTTCAGCCCTCCAGGCGGCGAGTCACGCCGTCCCAGCCGGCGAGCAGCCCGTGCACCAGCTCGGCGAGGCGATCGGGAAAGACCTCCTCCTGCGCCGCGGCGAGGTCGTCCAGGTCCCACCACCGCAGCTCGTCGATCGTGTCGACCTCGATCTGCGTCCAGCCGGCCCGGCTGAACGCGTCGGCGCCGGCGCTCCCCTGGTACCGGCCGAGGAAGAACACCTCCTCCTGGCGGCAGGTCTCCCGGAAGAAGTCGAACAGCGCGCTGCGCGCGAAGACGGGCCCGACGAGGTCCGCCGAATCGATCGAGACGCCGGTCTCCTCGAACAGCTCGCGCACGGCGGCCGCGCGCGGGGACTCCCCCGGCTCGATGCCGCCGCCCACGGTGAACCACCAGGACCGCTCGCGCTGGTCGACGTCGCAGCCGTGCAGCAGCAGGACCCGGTCGTTGGCGTCGAGCAGGATGACGCGCGCGGCGTGCCGGAAGCGCACGCCGTCGGCGCCCGCGACCCATTCGGGCCCGAGCTGGTGGATCGGCCCGTGCACCGCCGGCCGCGGAGCGGTCGTCACCAACCGCGCTCGGCGAGCCGGTGCGGCTCGGGGATGTCGTCGACGTTGATGCCGACCATCGCCTCGCCCAGGCCCCGCGAGACCTTCGCGAGCACGCTCGGGTCGTCGTAGAAGGTCGTCGCCTTGACGATGGCGGCCGCGCGCTGCTCGGGGTTGCCCGACTTGAAGATGCCCGAGCCTACGAACACGCCCTCGGCGCCGAGCTGCATCATCATGGCGGCGTCCGACGGCGTCGCGATCCCGCCGGCGGTGAACAGCACGACCGGCAGCTTGCCGGCGACGGCGACCTCCTTGACGAGCTCGTACGGCGCGCCGAGCTCCTTGGCCGCGAGGTAGAGCTCGTCCTCGGGCAGGGACTGCAGGCGGCGGATCTGGTCGCGGAGCGTGCGCATGTGGGTCGTGGCGTTGGAGACGTCGCCCGTGCCGGCCTCGCCCTTGGAGCGGATCATCGCCGCGCCCTCGGTGATGCGGCGCAGCGCCTCGCCGAGGTTGGTCGCACCGCACACGAACGGGACGGTGAACTTCCACTTGTCGATGTGGTGCGCGTAGTCGGCCGGGGTCAGCACCTCGGACTCGTCGATGTAGTCGACGCCGAGCTCCTGCAGCACCTGCGCCTCGACGAAGTGCCCGATCCGCGCCTTCGCCATGACGGGGA harbors:
- a CDS encoding NUDIX hydrolase encodes the protein MTTAPRPAVHGPIHQLGPEWVAGADGVRFRHAARVILLDANDRVLLLHGCDVDQRERSWWFTVGGGIEPGESPRAAAVRELFEETGVSIDSADLVGPVFARSALFDFFRETCRQEEVFFLGRYQGSAGADAFSRAGWTQIEVDTIDELRWWDLDDLAAAQEEVFPDRLAELVHGLLAGWDGVTRRLEG
- the pdxS gene encoding pyridoxal 5'-phosphate synthase lyase subunit PdxS; its protein translation is MTSENSQNHPTVAAGAGAQRSGAVGTAQVKRGMAEMLKGGVIMDVVTPAQARIAEDAGAVAVMALERVPADIRAQGGVARMSDPDLIDGIIAMVSIPVMAKARIGHFVEAQVLQELGVDYIDESEVLTPADYAHHIDKWKFTVPFVCGATNLGEALRRITEGAAMIRSKGEAGTGDVSNATTHMRTLRDQIRRLQSLPEDELYLAAKELGAPYELVKEVAVAGKLPVVLFTAGGIATPSDAAMMMQLGAEGVFVGSGIFKSGNPEQRAAAIVKATTFYDDPSVLAKVSRGLGEAMVGINVDDIPEPHRLAERGW
- the pdxT gene encoding pyridoxal 5'-phosphate synthase glutaminase subunit PdxT → MNPTIGILALQGDVREHALALEASGAFAVPVRRERELDSIDGLVIPGGESTTIDKLLRAFDLFEPLRAKIRAGLPVYGSCAGMILLADRVLGGIDGQRTLGGMDITVRRNAFGRQVDSFETDLTIEGVLGAPVHAVFIRAPWVEEVGPRAEVLSAVSGGPAAGRIVAVRQGSLLATSFHPEVTGDTRVHRLFVDIVRDALSEHAPSL
- a CDS encoding YebC/PmpR family DNA-binding transcriptional regulator, yielding MSGHSKWATTKHQKAVVDGKRSKLFAKLVKNIEVAVRSGGPDLAGNPTLVDAVQKAKKQSVPNENIDRALKRGSGAETGADYQPILYEGYGPGGIAVLVECLTDNRNRAASDVRVAFSRNGGSLADPGSVAYLFARKGIVLVPKEANVTEDSVLDAVLDAGAEEVNDLGDQFEVVSAPTDLVPVRTALQAAHIDYDSADSQFVPAMEVEVDAFGARRILRLMDMLEDSDDVQNVYANFHASDEVMAELEAEDE